In the genome of Manis javanica isolate MJ-LG chromosome 17, MJ_LKY, whole genome shotgun sequence, one region contains:
- the LOC140846987 gene encoding LOW QUALITY PROTEIN: uncharacterized protein (The sequence of the model RefSeq protein was modified relative to this genomic sequence to represent the inferred CDS: inserted 1 base in 1 codon; substituted 1 base at 1 genomic stop codon), whose product MGQTVTTPLSLTLDHWTEVRARAHNLSVEVKKGPWQTFCTSEWPTFNVGWPSEGTFDLPTLLAVKAIVFQDLPQGHPNQQPYIVVWQELVKNPPPWVKPWVQKKTGPRVLAAQTQPQSKEKETTRVHPDTQDDLLMVDNPPPYPPAPTATPAPAPPVPAPPAPALPAPVPPEPPAPGAEAVEPAPGPAQGTRRHQGATLDPPGIFPLRSYGVPILGEEEDPPFQPLQYWPFSSADLYNWKANHPPFLEEPQRLMGLIESLMFSHQPTWDDCQQLLQVLFTTEERERXLLEARKNVPGTDGRPSRLLHDIERGFPLTRPNWDFNSPEGREGLTICRPTLVAGLRGAARRPTNLAKVREVSQGAAEAPAVFLERLMEAFRQYTPFDPTSEEHSASVALAFIGQPAPDIRKKLQRLEGLQDLSLRDLVKEAEKVYHKRETEEEKELRKEKERESKEEKRDRKHERKLTKILAAVVESMGRPPSSGRTSKAGSLGNRPPLDKDQCAYCKEKGHWVKECPKKPPRGRPKKVLSLLEDEDXGRRGSEPLPEPRVTLKVEGQPVEFLVDTGAQHSVLTQARGPLSGKKSWVFGAMGQKQYAWTTQRTVDLGVGQVNHSFLVIPECPTPLLGRDILTKVGAQISFQAEDTRVTDREKKPLGLSILSIRLEDEYRLFKEPRLSRVSQEWLNQFPGAWAETAESGTLPATLD is encoded by the exons atgggacagacagtgacgaccccccttagcctgacgttagatcattggacggaagtcagagcgagagcgcataacttgtcagtagaagtaaaaaagggaccgtggcagactttctgtacctccgaatggcccaccttcaatgttgggtggccctcagaggggacttttgatctccccactttattagcagtaaaagccatTGTCTTCCAGGATTTGCCTCAAGGACACCCGAATCAGCAACCCTatattgtagtctggcaagagttggtgaaaaacccaccgccctgggtaaagccctgggtgcagaagaaaacgggccctcgagttttagctgcccagacccaaccccagagcaaggaaaaagaaaccactagagttcaccctgacactcaagatgatttgcttatggttgatAATCCCCCTCCCTAtcctcctgcccctacggcaACCCCGGCCCCGGCACCCCCGGTCCcggcacccccagccccagcactgCCAGCCCCGGTACCCCCGGAACCGCCAGCCCCTGGTGCTGAGGCAGTGGagccggctccgggacctgcccagggaactcggCGCCACCAAGGGGCcaccttggacccaccgggtatttttcctctccggtcttatggagttcccatccttggggaagaGGAGGACCCGCccttccaacctctgcaatattggccattctcctctgctgatttatacaattggaaagctaaccaccctcctTTTTTGGAGGAACCGCAGAGACTAATGGGACTGATAGAGTCCCTGATGTTCtctcaccagcccacttgggatgattgtCAGCAGCTCTTACAGGtactcttcaccacggaagaaagagaaa tccTCCTGGAGGCGCGAAAAAATGTGCCTGGGACTGACGGACGACCATCGCGACTCCTTCATGATATAGAAAGGGGGTTCCCGCTGACCAGACCCaattgggactttaattctccagaaggtagggagggaCTAACCATCTGTCGCCCGActctggtggcaggtcttcgCGGGGCCGCAaggcgccccaccaatttggccaaggtaagagaggttagTCAGGGAGCCGCTGAGGCACCCGCAGTGTTCTTAGAACGCCTGATGGAAGCCTTCAGGCAGTATACTCCTTTTGACCCTACTTCTGAGGAGCACAGTGCTTCAGTGGCTCTTGCCTTTATCGGGCAACCAGCACCTGATATTAGAAAAAAGCTTCAGAGACTagaaggcttacaggatttgtcgctgagagatttagtgaaagaagctgagaaagtttatcataagagagagactgaggaagagaaggaattaaggaaggaaaaggaaagggaaagtaaagaggaaaagagggacaggaagcatgagagaaagttaacaaagatcttggccgcagtagtagaaagtatGGGAcgcccgccctctagtggtagaactagtaaggcagggtccctgggcaaccgacctcctttggataaagatcagtgtgcctactgcaaggaaaaggggcattgggtgaaagaatgccctaagaaaccaccgcGGGGACGTCCgaagaaggtgttgtctctgctggaagatgaggattagggaagacggggctcggagcccctccccgagcctagggtaaccctgaaggtggaggggcaacccgttgagtttctggtggatactggtgctcaacattctgtactgacccaagctagaggccctctttctggcaaaaagtcttgggtgttcggggccatgggccagaaacaatatgcatggactacccaaagaacagtggacttaggagtgggacaagtaaaccactcattccttgtcataccggaatgccccacacccttgttaggaagagacatcttgaccaaagtcggggcccaaatatcctttcaggctgaagataccCGAGTGACTGATCGAGAGAaaaaacctttgggcctaagtattctgtccataagattagaagacgagtaccgcctttttaaggaaccaagACTCTCCCGAGTTAGTCAGGAGTGGCTTAACCAGTTTCCGGGGGCCTGGGCGGAGACGGCGG